In a single window of the Cucurbita pepo subsp. pepo cultivar mu-cu-16 chromosome LG18, ASM280686v2, whole genome shotgun sequence genome:
- the LOC111779728 gene encoding putative WEB family protein At4g17210 gives MENMGEIDTKPIDSVQAGISLFGAIGDQNKHKLTANNGYEKEREVQELVKDLANYKVQLEAKDAAYMQALLKLEQQQKAIDELSELLKIAETGRDKYVNECSEARFLLGELEQKLNEMTEQSLETENFREKLQAAENELKLRQEELLGIETELAASRESEVKGIIKIELLENKAHLEKETTVDLIRRISELNEAIRLSKFAASEAEKEKSAALSAKEAELELAKRQVVELHKQLEEMSQQIEIEMDRNQLNEVKFTNEEIEKFKDEIETLKNQLEKTKLEMDEMREREANAEVEIALLKSELHKGRSKVAAAEAAEAKAKSVTSGLCLAVQDLAAESVEVKKENIKLKQEPLGAYEETENSILAKPLVESNSSSMEEDLNPEVNERRNESTTMTITLEEYQSSIKDIDSASELSADKISHHIGSECTDELEKLKKELEAASIRIGEFRSRAEQAATRAEMAEKAKEAVEDQLRKWREHKQRRKAALAAMKEVSAPPKFKPPMHEGSSTTYQPLGKVLNLKL, from the exons atggaaaatatgGGCGAGATTGATACGAAACCTATTGATTCTGTACAAGCCGGTATCTCTCTATTTGGTGCCATAGGTGATCAGAACAAACACAAGCTCACAGCCAATAAT GGGTATGAGAAGGAAAGAGAGGTTCAAGAGTTAGTAAAGGATTTGGCTAATTACAAGGTTCAACTTGAAGCAAAGGATGCAGCATACATGCAGGCTCTTCTCAAGCTGGAACAACAACAGAAAGCCATCGACGAACTGTCTGAGTTGCTGAAAATTGCGGAAACTGGTAGAGATAAATACGTCAATGAATGCAGCGAAGCTAGATTTCTGCTGGGTGAACTTGAACAAAAACTGAATGAAATGACTGAACAATCCTTGGAGACCGAAAATTTCCGAGAGAAACTTCAGGCTGCCGAGAATGAGTTGAAGCTCAGACAAGAGGAGCTTCTTGGGATTGAAACAGAACTTGCTGCCTCTAGAGAATCAGAGGTCAAGggtattataaaaatagagttGCTGGAAAATAAGGCCCACTTGGAAAAGGAGACTACTGTAGATCTCATAAGACGCATTTCAGAACTAAATGAAGCAATTCGTTTGTCAAAATTTGCTGCTAGTGAAGCAGAGAAGGAGAAGTCTGCTGCATTATCTGCGAAGGAGGCCGAGCTAGAGCTGGCTAAAAGGCAAGTTGTTGAGTTGCACAAGCAATTAGAAGAAATGAGCCAGCAAATAGAAATAGAGATGGATCGGAATCAATTAAACGAAGTGAAATTTacaaatgaagaaatcgaAAAATTCAAGGACGAGATCGAAACACTTAAGAATCAGTTGGAGAAGACGAAACTTGAAATGGATGAGATGAGAGAAAGGGAAGCTAATGCGGAGGTTGAGATTGCATTGCTGAAATCTGAGCTTCATAAAGGAAGGTCAAAAGTTGCAGCTGCAGAAGCAGCTGAAGCCAAAGCCAAGAGTGTAACATCTGGTCTTTGTCTTGCTGTTCAGGACTTGGCTGCAGAATCAGTCGAAGTGAAGAAGGAGAACATAAAGCTAAAACAGGAACCACTCGGGGCCTATGAAGAAACTGAGAACTCCATACTTGCCAAGCCACTTGTTGAGAGTAACTCTTCAAGCATGGAAGAAGATTTGAATCCTGAAGtcaatgaaagaagaaatgaaagtaCCACCATGACAATTACTTTAGAGGAATATCAGTCATCGATTAAGGATATTGACTCAGCCTCTGAACTCTCCGCAGACAAAATTTCCCATCATATCGGTTCGGAGTGCACGGATGAATTGgaaaagttgaagaaggaaCTAGAAGCAGCAAGCATAAGAATTGGGGAGTTCAGGTCACGTGCAGAACAGGCTGCCACCAGGGCTGAGATGGCTGAGAAAGCAAAAGAAGCCGTTGAAGACCAGCTGAGAAAATGGCGAGAGCATAAACAAAGGAGAAAGGCTGCTCTTGCTGCCATGAAGGAAGTATCTGCACCGCCAAAATTCAAGCCTCCCATGCATGAAGGCAGCTCCACAACGTACCAGCCTTTAGGTAAGGTTCTTAACTTGAAATTATAA